The Triticum aestivum cultivar Chinese Spring chromosome 3A, IWGSC CS RefSeq v2.1, whole genome shotgun sequence genome includes a region encoding these proteins:
- the LOC123058588 gene encoding dynein light chain LC6, flagellar outer arm — MLEGKATVEDTDMPAKMQLQATSAASRALDRFDVLDCRSIAAHIKKEFDTIHGPGWQCVVGCSFGCYFTHSKGSFIYFKLESLRFLVFKGMAEEQPLPC; from the exons ATGCTGGAAGGGAAGGCGACGGTGGAGGACACCGACATGCCGGCCAAGATGCAGCTGCAGGCCACCTCGGCGGCGTCCAGGGCGCTCGACCGCTTCGACGTCCTCGACTGCCGGAGCATCGCGGCGCACATCAAGAAG GAGTTCGACACGATCCACGGCCCGGGGTGGCAGTGCGTGGTGGGCTGCAGCTTCGGCTGCTACTTCACGCACAGCAAGGGGAGCTTCATATACTTCAAGCTCGAGTCGCTCCGGTTCCTCGTCTTCAAAGGCATGGCGGAAGAGCAGCCGCTGCCGTGCTGA